One segment of Streptomyces sp. NBC_01463 DNA contains the following:
- a CDS encoding Rv3235 family protein — MSTNRTRPAARHDARRPEAVPVQRRRTPQRIRPHQWFAERLLAVLSGQRPVHWMLGHTIGDAYDQLAELAPATPLRSRGARPVIRMCRGAQPAPGVVEACASIAAGEQVRAMAFRLEQGPDLRWRCAAVELGNTPVRNR, encoded by the coding sequence ATGAGCACGAACAGGACCCGGCCCGCCGCACGGCACGACGCACGCAGGCCCGAAGCCGTACCCGTACAGCGCCGCCGGACTCCCCAGCGGATCCGGCCCCACCAGTGGTTCGCGGAACGCCTCCTGGCGGTCCTCAGCGGCCAGCGCCCCGTCCACTGGATGCTCGGCCACACGATCGGCGATGCCTACGACCAGCTCGCCGAACTGGCCCCCGCCACCCCGCTCCGGAGCCGCGGCGCCCGCCCGGTCATCCGCATGTGCCGAGGCGCCCAGCCGGCCCCGGGCGTCGTGGAGGCCTGCGCGAGCATCGCGGCAGGCGAACAGGTCCGCGCCATGGCCTTCCGCCTGGAACAGGGCCCCGACCTCCGCTGGCGCTGCGCCGCGGTAGAACTCGGCAACACCCCGGTACGCAACCGTTGA
- a CDS encoding DJ-1/PfpI family protein, producing the protein MAPKILIVTGDAAESLEVLYPYQRLLEEGYEVHIAAPSRKTLRFVVHDFEPGFDTYTEKPGYTWPADLAFSEVDPDDYVALVVPGGRAPEYLRNDADLRTILSAFFDTDRPVAQICHGPLMSAAVGALKNRRVTAYPALEPDMGTAGATFQDTEVVVDGTLVSSRAWPDHSAWMREFLTVLRTKAPVA; encoded by the coding sequence ATGGCACCGAAGATCCTGATCGTCACCGGCGACGCCGCCGAGTCCCTCGAAGTCCTCTACCCGTACCAACGACTGCTCGAAGAGGGTTACGAGGTCCATATCGCCGCTCCTTCCCGCAAGACGCTCCGCTTCGTGGTCCACGACTTCGAGCCCGGCTTCGACACCTACACCGAGAAGCCCGGCTACACCTGGCCCGCCGACCTGGCCTTCTCGGAGGTGGACCCGGACGACTACGTGGCCCTCGTCGTCCCGGGCGGGCGCGCGCCCGAGTACCTGCGCAACGACGCCGACCTGCGCACGATCCTGTCGGCGTTCTTCGACACGGACCGTCCGGTGGCCCAGATCTGCCACGGCCCGCTGATGTCGGCGGCGGTCGGCGCGCTGAAGAACCGCCGGGTGACGGCCTATCCCGCACTGGAACCGGACATGGGGACCGCCGGGGCCACCTTCCAGGACACCGAGGTCGTGGTGGACGGCACCCTGGTCTCGTCCCGCGCCTGGCCGGACCACTCGGCCTGGATGCGTGAATTCCTGACCGTGCTCCGTACCAAGGCCCCGGTCGCCTGA
- a CDS encoding haloacid dehalogenase-like hydrolase, giving the protein MGTYGKHRTHLVWDWNGTLLDDNTAVVGATNAAFGEVGLEPITLDQYREMYCIPIPRFYERLMGRLPTEAEWERMDGIFHRHYTEQRAACGLTEGAAELLAQWQLAGRSQSLLSMYGHDQLVPVVRGYGIERHFVRVDGRTGPSGGSKAQHMERHFAALDGISPASTVVIGDAVDDAVAAAHVGARAVLFTGGSHSRASLEAAGVPVVDTLAEAAALAQQMGE; this is encoded by the coding sequence ATGGGGACGTACGGGAAGCACCGCACACATCTGGTCTGGGACTGGAACGGCACTCTGCTCGACGACAACACCGCGGTCGTCGGCGCGACGAACGCCGCGTTCGGTGAGGTCGGCCTGGAGCCGATCACGCTGGACCAGTACCGGGAGATGTACTGCATCCCGATACCCCGCTTCTACGAGCGGCTGATGGGCCGGCTGCCCACCGAGGCCGAGTGGGAGCGGATGGACGGGATCTTCCACCGCCACTACACCGAGCAGCGGGCCGCCTGCGGGCTGACCGAGGGAGCCGCCGAGCTGCTCGCGCAGTGGCAGCTGGCCGGACGGAGCCAGTCCCTGCTCAGCATGTACGGACACGACCAGCTGGTCCCGGTCGTGCGCGGATACGGCATCGAGCGGCACTTCGTGCGCGTCGACGGGCGTACCGGGCCGTCCGGCGGCAGCAAGGCGCAGCACATGGAGCGGCATTTCGCGGCGCTGGACGGGATATCCCCGGCGTCCACGGTGGTCATAGGTGACGCCGTGGACGACGCGGTGGCGGCCGCCCACGTCGGCGCGCGAGCGGTCCTCTTCACCGGAGGTTCGCACAGCCGGGCCAGTCTCGAGGCCGCCGGGGTGCCCGTCGTGGACACCCTGGCCGAGGCCGCGGCCCTCGCCCAGCAGATGGGCGAGTAG